CTCGATGCGGACGTCGTGCTTCAGAAAAACGCGGCACTCGACAAGCTGATCCCGGCACTTCGCGACGAATTGAAAGCGAAATACGGCACCGACCTGCGTTTAGAGTTCGCGGAAGTCGAAACCGAAGTGGTGCGGATCAGCGGGAAGCACACGCTGGTGTCCCCGGCCGCCGACCCGACCCGACCTCACGACGACGCAGCAGTCGTGCATTTCTACGCGAAGGCCCGCGAGGAACACGCGGGCGGCTTCTACACCGATACCAAACGATTACCCTCGCAACTGGCACAGTTTCTGGGGCTACCGGTCATCGACGAGTCGAACCTGAAATCCGCTTCGGTGTGGGTCACAATTCGGCACCACCTTCGTTACCCGATTACGCCCAAAACGCGGGCTGAAGACGCCGCCCCCGCACAAGTCCTGAAGAACGTGGCCGACCAGACCGGGCTGACGCTCAAACTCGAAAAGCGGAAGGTCCGGGTGCTCGTGGTCGAGAAGCAAAAGAAAGTTGCTGACCCGCCGAAGAAACTCGGCCGGGTACCCGACCCGGAACCCAACTTACAGGCCGAACTCGCGCGGTGGGACACGGCGTTCCGGCACGGGTCCGAGGAAAAGTTCGCCGAACTGGAGCGGACCGCGGACGAGTGGGCAAAGAAGTACCCCGGACAGGACGACCGCGGATACATCTACTTCCAGGTGGCCCACATCGCAGCACAAAGTCGGATCGACAAACAAATCGCGCGGGTCCGCGAATACGGCCGCAAAGTGCTCGAACAGAGCCGCGATCCCGTCGCACGCGGCACCATGTACAGCTACCTCGCCAGCGCCGCGGAGTGTGACAACACGCTCAAGACGTTCGAGGAGCGCCGGCGGCTCGCTGCGGACGTACTGCTCACCGGGTTCGCCGAAGCACTCGCTCAAGAGTTGCCGGCCGAGGCCCCGGAACTACCCGCTGTGAACCGAATTGGCGGCGAACTTGAAAACGATCCGGTCGAAGCGGCTCGGATACGTACTCAACAAGCGGTCCAAATGGAAGCACGCCGGGAGGCGAAATTTGTCCGCGATCTGGTCCAGCGGCGCAACACACTCGTGCTGCAACTGCGGGGGCTGTACCGACCGGCGGCGAACGCTCACGGCCGAAGCGAAGAGGGGCTGAAAGAGTTGCGCAAGCTCGCCGCGGCAAAGCTGAGTACCGCCGCGACCGACGCTCTTCTCACCGAGGTCACGAAGGCTCCGCGCCCCTAGAGCGCGACGATTGTGGTGAAGTTTCGTCCCGCCGCGCAAGCGCGAAGCTTCGCCACAAATCTGATCGCAGCACCTTGCACGGCTCCCGCACATCGCACAAAATCTGACCAGCGAGTGTCCGACCATTAGCCCTTCCTGGTCAGGAGTACGCCCGTGCCACACGTCAACTTCGGAACGAAGAACGAAGCCGGTTTCGACCTCGTCGAAAGCCCCGATCTGATCGCCGTGCGCACGCGGAGCCGGCGCTCGGTGACGGGCGTCGGGCCGGTTCCCCTCCCCGCGACCGCGGAAGTGGCCGACGGGACACTCGTCACGAGCTTCCCGGACGCGGGGGTCGAGGTGTACCGCGTGCCGACCCGCGCGCGCTCCGTGGACGAGCGGAAGCGCACGCTGCGCGCCGCCCCGGACGTTCAGTTCGCCGGCTCCGTGCTGGTCCATCCGGATACCGGTGAACCGGTGCTGTACACCGAGAACCTCTATATCCGGTTCCGCGAGGACGTGGACCCGGACGACTGCGAGGCCATAATCCGCAGCGCCGGGTTGACCGTGAAGGAGCAACTCGACTTCGCCACGAATGCGTACTCCGTCGCCGCGCCCGAGGGGACCGGTCAAAAAGTGTTCGAGATCGCCCAAACCCTTCTCAACCGGCCCGACGTGATCTACTGTCACCCGGAACTGATCCAGCGCCGCCGGCGCAAACAGATCTTCCCGCAACAGTGGCACCTGAAGGCAACCACGGTGGACAGCGTCGCGGTCAACGCCCACGCCAACGTCGAAGCCGCGCACGCCATTACCCGCGGGGCCGGCGTCACGATCGCGGTGATCGACGACGGGGTGGACATCGACCACCCGGAATTCGCGGGAACGGGGAAGATCGTGGCCCCGCGCGACGCGACGCTCGAAACGAGCGACCCGCGCCCGAAGGACACCATCCCCAGCCGGTCGCGCGGCGACAACCACGGGACCGCGTGCGCGGGGGTGGCAACGGCCAACGGTACTGAGGGCGCGTCGGGGGTCGCGCCGCAAGCCCGGCTCATGCCGATCCGGTTGGCCGACGGGTTGGGATCAATGCGCGAGGCCAAAGCGTTCCGCTGGGCCGCGGACAACGGGGCCGACGTAATTTCGTGCAGTTGGGGACCGGAAGACGGCGAGTGGTTTAACGCCGCCGATCCGCTTCACACCACCCCGTTCCGACTGCCGGCGAGTTCAAAGGACGCCATCGACTACGCCGTAACAAATGGGCGCGGGGGGCGGGGGTGCGTGGTCCTGTTCGCCGCGGGCAACGGCAACGAATCGGTGGACATTGATGGGTACGCCAGTTACGAGAACGTGATCGCGGTCGCCGCGTGCAACGACCGGTCGAAGCGGAGCGTGTACAGCGACTTCGGCACGGCCGTTTGGTGCGCGTTCCCGAGCAGCGACTTCGGCCACCAGCCGTTCTCGCACCCGGACCCACTGACGACGGGCATCTGGACCACCGACCGGGTCGGTCGGTTCGGGTACAACCCCGGCAACACTCAGTTCGGCGACGCGGCGGGGAGATTCGCCAACGATTTCGGCGGCACGTCCAGTTCGTGCCCCGGTGCCGCGGGCGTGGCCGCGCTGGTGCTCGCTGCCAACCCGGAACTGCGGTGGAACGAGGTAAAGGAACTGTTCAGCCGCGCGTGCGACAAGATCGACCCGGCCGGAGGGAACTACGACGCGAACGGGCACAGCGACTTCTACGGGTACGGTCGGCTCAACGCGGAAACGGCCGTCCGCCTCGCCCGTGAAAACATCGGCCGGGTCGTGATCCTGAACATGCTCCTCAACGAGCCGATCCCGGACCTGGGCACCGTCGAGGGGAGCGTGACCGCGGGCGAAACGGCGCTCGCGGAAAAGGTCGCGGTTTCCGTGCGGCTCCGGCACACGTACATCGGGGATCTGGTCGTCACCGTCGTACCGCCACCCGCGAGCGATCTGGCACCCGTCGTGTTGCACAACCGCGCCGGGGGATCGCGTGACGACATCGACATGCTGTACGACGAGTCGAACACCCCCGCGCTGCGCGCGTACCGCGGGGCGAAGTGTAACGGAAAATGGACGGTGCGCGTCGAGGACCGGGCCGCTCAGGACTCCGGCACTCTCGAACAAATTGGGGTGCAACTGTTCCTACCACCCGCGCGCTCCGCCCCGCACTCGGTCAGCACGCCCCGAGCCGGCGAAGCCAAGCCGCACAAGAACGGCAAACCGGGCACGCGGAAAGTGATCAAAGGGAAGAAGTAGCGGACCGGGTTCGTGCGTTTTACGGCAGCCCTGTGCCCAAAGGGTACGGGGCTGCCCCGACCGTCGTGCTTCCCGCTGAAGTTTCGTGTCGCCCACCCGGGCCGGCGCTACCACACGTTCGCATTGTCGAGTTGCCGAGTCACGGATCGGAGTGTTGACCCGGGGGCGCAGTGTTCCAGAGCCGCCTCTCGATATTCCCTTGTGAATCACGCATTTGCGCCCTTGAGAATTCGTACTCAGCCCGTGCTTTTTTGCCTTGCAATGCGCTGAGTGACACATATCATCACCCTCGAAGTGTTGAGATTAAATCTCAACAACTTGCTACGAGATTGCTCCGCACCCGCAGCTACGCTCCACACGAGCAAGCCACGTTCGCAACGCATCTCCTGGTCCGATAACCGATCCCCTACCGGAGAGTGTTGCCATGCGCCGAACATCGGCCCCGCCCCGTCGCGCCTTTACACTGATCGAACTGCTCGTCGTGATCGCCATTATTGCGATCCTCATTGGACTAATCCTGCCCGCGGTCCAGAAGGTCCGCGACGCCGCGGCGCGGATGAAGTGTCAGAACAACCTGAAGCAACTCGGTGTCGCGCTCCACAACTTCCACGACCAACAGGGCGCGCTGCCCCACTTCCGCAAGTTCAGCCCGGCCCCGGCCACGGCCGGCGGGTGCCCGGCCGGGCGGAACCCGTTCATGCTTTTGCTGCCGTACATCGAGCAGCCGAACTACGAGACCAACACGGAGATCCGCACGAAATCGATCGCGATGTACCTCTGCCCGTCCGACACGCCCCCGGCCGGGGCCGCGGCGACGTACCTGTCGTATGGCATCAATTCGGGTTCGATTAACTACGGGTGGGCCTGGAACTGTGCCGGGACCGACCCGGCCGCGTACTACTGCGTGTACTACCCGAAGGACAGGCTGTATTTTGACGGGATCTTCGATTTCTCGGCGTCGTGCGGCTACCGCAGTGGCGGTCAGGTAATCAGTCTGTCGAGTATCACAGACGGCACGTCAAACACCCTAGCGTTTGGCGAAAAGTGGGGCATCGTTCGCGACGAGACTACGGGCGCGCCCACCGCGCACATTTACCCGCCCACGTGGACCGACACCTACGCGACGTTGGCGACCCTGGCGGGCAACAAGCTGAACACACACGTTACCAACGGCACCGGGGTGTTCTGGGGGAGCTACTTCCACGCCTTCCGCTCCGGGCACACCGGCGGGTGCAATTTCACGCTCGCGGACGGGTCGGTGCGGTTCATCACAGATCGGATTAACGCCGATGCCTCCCCCGGGCACCAGTACCCGGCCGGGACCGCGGCCCCGAGTCGGGGGCCGGTGAACGTCAATGCGTCCGGGGCGACGTTCCGCGCGCTGGCCACACGCGACGGCGGGGAGGTGGTCAGTGGAAACTACTAACCCTTGGTCGTTGGGGCGGCGAAGTGCGGTCGGGGCGATCCTGATCGCGGGCGCCTTCTCTGCTTGGTGGACGGTGAACAACGTTATGGGAGAAACGCAACCACCGGCAGCGCCCCCCGAGAAGTTCATGGAAACTTTCAAGTCGGCCGACGAGATCGACCGCGCGAACTGGGATCGCATGTGGAAAGATGCGGGTAAGAAGCCGCCGCCGCGGTAGAGAGTTTGGAGAGCCGCGGATAACGCAGATCACGCGGATCAGAACCATGAATAGGGATTAGAAAACAGAGATCAGACGTGTGCTGGTTTTAAGCCCCG
The Gemmata palustris DNA segment above includes these coding regions:
- a CDS encoding DUF1559 domain-containing protein; translation: MRRTSAPPRRAFTLIELLVVIAIIAILIGLILPAVQKVRDAAARMKCQNNLKQLGVALHNFHDQQGALPHFRKFSPAPATAGGCPAGRNPFMLLLPYIEQPNYETNTEIRTKSIAMYLCPSDTPPAGAAATYLSYGINSGSINYGWAWNCAGTDPAAYYCVYYPKDRLYFDGIFDFSASCGYRSGGQVISLSSITDGTSNTLAFGEKWGIVRDETTGAPTAHIYPPTWTDTYATLATLAGNKLNTHVTNGTGVFWGSYFHAFRSGHTGGCNFTLADGSVRFITDRINADASPGHQYPAGTAAPSRGPVNVNASGATFRALATRDGGEVVSGNY
- a CDS encoding S8 family serine peptidase, with amino-acid sequence MPHVNFGTKNEAGFDLVESPDLIAVRTRSRRSVTGVGPVPLPATAEVADGTLVTSFPDAGVEVYRVPTRARSVDERKRTLRAAPDVQFAGSVLVHPDTGEPVLYTENLYIRFREDVDPDDCEAIIRSAGLTVKEQLDFATNAYSVAAPEGTGQKVFEIAQTLLNRPDVIYCHPELIQRRRRKQIFPQQWHLKATTVDSVAVNAHANVEAAHAITRGAGVTIAVIDDGVDIDHPEFAGTGKIVAPRDATLETSDPRPKDTIPSRSRGDNHGTACAGVATANGTEGASGVAPQARLMPIRLADGLGSMREAKAFRWAADNGADVISCSWGPEDGEWFNAADPLHTTPFRLPASSKDAIDYAVTNGRGGRGCVVLFAAGNGNESVDIDGYASYENVIAVAACNDRSKRSVYSDFGTAVWCAFPSSDFGHQPFSHPDPLTTGIWTTDRVGRFGYNPGNTQFGDAAGRFANDFGGTSSSCPGAAGVAALVLAANPELRWNEVKELFSRACDKIDPAGGNYDANGHSDFYGYGRLNAETAVRLARENIGRVVILNMLLNEPIPDLGTVEGSVTAGETALAEKVAVSVRLRHTYIGDLVVTVVPPPASDLAPVVLHNRAGGSRDDIDMLYDESNTPALRAYRGAKCNGKWTVRVEDRAAQDSGTLEQIGVQLFLPPARSAPHSVSTPRAGEAKPHKNGKPGTRKVIKGKK
- a CDS encoding sigma-70 family RNA polymerase sigma factor, translated to MAHPRLATAIDLLTRSGAQSLSVVPDEQLVQRFAGVRDESAFAELVRRHGPMVFGVCRRILTAGPDAEDAFQATFLFLALKAGSIRNTASVASWLHGVARRAALNARKSRLRRTKHEQIAVGVGPRESIEAPLSTASLAELRGALDEELARVPEPFRGTFVLCCLEGRTRPEAAVELSCTEGTVSSRLARARRILQERLTRRGIVPAAVLTTGALFETAVPPALGASTVRIAGLLVTAGTSTDVIPPAVAALIEGVTTMSVKKVTALAGLVLTVALAAGGIGLSAGSFQDRDHGALPEAPARSKVEPPGDKEKKAPAPSEYALKEGAVLKLVRAPFPEERDRLYTKFEAVKGIQPPPPSETRLMAVYTNGGTPVSANAFTDRQSSGAALALFLEYPLRVDMANVLDRDHLLESVVLDADVVLQKNAALDKLIPALRDELKAKYGTDLRLEFAEVETEVVRISGKHTLVSPAADPTRPHDDAAVVHFYAKAREEHAGGFYTDTKRLPSQLAQFLGLPVIDESNLKSASVWVTIRHHLRYPITPKTRAEDAAPAQVLKNVADQTGLTLKLEKRKVRVLVVEKQKKVADPPKKLGRVPDPEPNLQAELARWDTAFRHGSEEKFAELERTADEWAKKYPGQDDRGYIYFQVAHIAAQSRIDKQIARVREYGRKVLEQSRDPVARGTMYSYLASAAECDNTLKTFEERRRLAADVLLTGFAEALAQELPAEAPELPAVNRIGGELENDPVEAARIRTQQAVQMEARREAKFVRDLVQRRNTLVLQLRGLYRPAANAHGRSEEGLKELRKLAAAKLSTAATDALLTEVTKAPRP